The following proteins come from a genomic window of Acinetobacter sp. SAAs474:
- a CDS encoding TetR/AcrR family transcriptional regulator: MSTHPLIHIKSRRIQISTYDKILDVANIYIQKFGFEGFSYSDLAQELGIKKASIHYHFPNKMDLGLAYCQLKREALIQLDQRMSSHTTIQEKISDYLAAFAICAEQNMMCGIYAMSSDSALFSPVLQDQINDVVQTELNLLEKAFSETQATLPCPLNHLEPKALAVMVNSTVKGALMLNRMFKDPQQYTQTTTALLKMLG; this comes from the coding sequence TTGTCCACTCACCCTCTCATACACATTAAATCAAGGAGAATTCAGATTTCTACATACGATAAAATCTTAGATGTTGCGAATATTTATATTCAAAAGTTTGGTTTTGAGGGATTTAGTTATTCTGATCTCGCACAAGAACTGGGGATCAAAAAAGCCAGTATCCACTATCATTTTCCCAATAAAATGGATTTGGGTCTGGCCTATTGTCAACTCAAACGAGAGGCACTGATACAACTTGATCAACGCATGTCATCTCACACCACTATTCAAGAAAAAATATCAGATTATTTGGCTGCATTTGCGATCTGTGCTGAACAAAATATGATGTGTGGAATCTATGCCATGTCGAGTGATAGTGCTTTATTTAGTCCAGTACTACAAGATCAAATTAATGATGTGGTACAAACTGAACTCAACTTACTTGAAAAGGCCTTTAGTGAAACACAAGCTACATTGCCCTGCCCACTAAACCATTTAGAACCGAAGGCACTGGCGGTGATGGTCAACTCTACGGTTAAAGGTGCACTGATGTTAAATCGGATGTTTAAAGATCCTCAGCAATATACACAAACCACTACAGCATTACTAAAAATGCTCGGTTAA